The DNA segment ACGGCGCCCGCGCCGGGATTGCGATGCGGGAGGAACAAGGGAATCCAGGAACTGCCAGGCCCAAGAAGTCGGCCGACTCGGCGAAGTCCGCAGCGGCGAAGACGGTCGCCAAGACCGCCTCGAGTCCCGGCCACCATCCCGCCGAAGCCGAAGGGCTGATCCACAGCGTGCAACTCCTGATGTGGAAGAACGCCGGCATCGTGCGCGACGGACGCCGCCTGCGCGAAGCCGTCGCCGAACTGGAAGAATGGCAGGAGAGCCTGCCGCCACGCACCTCGCGCCGCGCCTGCGAAGCCGTGAACCTCCATCAGGTGGCGACGCTCATCGCCCGCTCCGCTCTGGCCCGCGAGGAGAGCCGCGGTGCCCACTACCGCACGGACTTCCCCCTCCGCAACGACGCCCGGTACCAGAAGCATTCCGTGCTCTCGAAGAGCGGCGTCCGCTTCGAGTAGCGGGTCCGCCCGCACTTACTCTTCCGACGGCTCGACGTGCGGGAACTTGGCCTTCTTGTGCGGCTTCACCAGCGACGCCACGATCGAGATGCCCAGCACCACGGCCACCACCGCCAGCGCCACTCCGGTCGGGATCTTGAAGAATCCGGAGATGATCATCTTCGCCCCGATGAAGATCAGGATGACGCTCAGGCCGTAGTGCAGGTAGTGGAAGATCTCCATCACGCCCGCCAGCGCGAAGTAGATGGAGCGCAGCCCCAGGATGGCGAACACATTCGAGGTGTACACGATGAACGGGTCGTGCGAGATGGCCAGGATCGCCGGGATCGAGTCCACCGCGAACAGCACGTCGGTGCTTTCCACCACCAGCAGCACCAGGAACATGGGCGTGGCGATCCAGATGCCCCGCTTGCGAATGAAGAAGTGCCCGTTGTAGTAGCGCTTGGTAGTGGGATAGAACTTGCGGAACAAGCGTAACAGCGGGTTCTTCTCCGGATGGATCTCCGCCTCTTCCT comes from the Terriglobales bacterium genome and includes:
- a CDS encoding TerC family protein — its product is MTEPTTFWIAFNAFVVLMLVLDLKVFHRKSHVIEFKEALAWSAFWVSLAVLFAIGIYLWWPEPELRKTKTLEFVTGYLIEESLSVDNLFVFLLIFSYFKVPRLYQHKVLYWGIIGALVMRIAFILLGVALIRQFHWIIYIFGALLIYSGVKLFHQEEAEIHPEKNPLLRLFRKFYPTTKRYYNGHFFIRKRGIWIATPMFLVLLVVESTDVLFAVDSIPAILAISHDPFIVYTSNVFAILGLRSIYFALAGVMEIFHYLHYGLSVILIFIGAKMIISGFFKIPTGVALAVVAVVLGISIVASLVKPHKKAKFPHVEPSEE